In Apis mellifera strain DH4 linkage group LG3, Amel_HAv3.1, whole genome shotgun sequence, one DNA window encodes the following:
- the LOC100577174 gene encoding ras-responsive element-binding protein 1 isoform X1, with translation MDFSTSKVTVKSGDPSDQGQENEAQADAASSPSSIDLPESAHPCPACPTVLSTSRELTNHLRDHNSPGSTDCSGEDDYCCGICNKVLNSTTSLDRHVRTAHRATSPHSCTDSEGSSDSDKSSKRRHLEEYNNNEITKRNSSPEFIEGGQDERNATLPAGKRKCSDYSSDGEGAQKRHKILLNNSRTEIKSTQDENQNAYNCPVCGRQDFATSALLEAHLERCHPEFPAKCDACNLSFKNHRVLNLHRFMIHFAEHSIGNTARNLRNSVVGFNDLTFVDFSSDKFPAIARAVCEQSLHRPASGEATKFQCSKCLRAFPCRSALDAHETDCGTANPQMRTADDSQSRRDDFFAGLDLQNKAALAEAKEGKDLADIQSIISVTSGPILQNFPRSDASTPESNIKFNPSVSSSGSSGTYSSEYHEEETQDAFAAEFRKMKLKGEFPCRLCSAIFPNLRALKGHNRAHMGVGPGMPYPCNMCPYTSTDKATLIRHLRSHNGDRPYECSLCNYAFTTKANCERHVRNRHGKLTREDIKSVLIYHPNEDSTNENVERSSPRVLKEEVRKSLMYSTERNEEFHHQAQIHYPPVPIDVRAEIRIIEEAKLHNSAMSNANHFEKSEMFARPDQGVEAALTQRSIDEGKSGQDVKQDYSKLDDELDSRSSDDLASLVNDVKSDSRQRVQASPMNLKKGLNVAENSGEDGPLDLSMDVLDLSKKSKEKENNDFTTRDKFNNKTEKDLYATSQLLLTEALLKAGQGSTPSASLEALYANAIYRNFSTFPTGTGILPPYMFNPHVFNQDYCMKERLQKELVRGLQLTSGGSLVEPSMPSGTGFNNFSQNRDMNSQSMTEQSEYAKLISSKMVNKSLAHRDKQDNLASSNSVKMVIKNGVLMPKQKQRRYRTERPFTCEHCSARFTLRSNMERHIKQQHPQHWSQRPRGGHSTRGRPPSHPTLLQNLGQTSQVTQSFNILPKMNEQSMSSEFAKHSISDQVKYAILAQQLKTSKAEENDSEEELIIDEDPQEKEDDKSQDQKEKSLLRDQLEITDSISMKEEDKKSMHDSKETNEIENNEKIVNEKKKESKMEKSEIKKSTEKGPNTVLKIEIKSEKIEDGVTDLASVSELLDNASQQYQQFQPQYLSDEEGLAASNSDCNNSGSDEKSDSINSSNSINNLSKKKKKKKKKKKKKSAYSMAPNRVICPYCERPFPWTSSLRRHILTHTGQKPYQCVHCSLLFTTKSNCDRHLLRKHKANPNKIRRIRNSSSPDSQTMINNNNSFSMRNVPERPYKCNQCPSSTFSTLGNLKKHRSTKHARKMKPRSDTPSSEPQNSPQECRKQNNEQTDYDSQSSSISEGTETSSIPRIPKSTSNISPSANDIPRSRKASPRSSPGPGDVPFKCHLCDCGFAERQDCLEHIKINHKRSYEMLMAKGALDMEIGDAMEDHQQLPLHQTSDGEEKKGRFPDYSNRKVVCAFCIRRFWSAEDLRRHMRTHTGERPFSCDICCRRFTLKHSMLRHRKKHESIDSTMYIGTSGDEENSPTQPPTITPRSQQQQPILLATNNGNSLIQDRISLPTVASVATGDAAPSGLMRFNPYEKLTTLTGKLASIPQNVNPEANENMDNDLISNLLGIRDKNFMDRVLQGTADDAAKLLGQKLLRTNRRVLAKRRV, from the exons tgACCGTTAAAAGTGGTGATCCTTCAGATCAAGGACAGGAAAACGAAGCACAAGCTGATGCTGCATCCTCACCATCCAGT ATTGATTTGCCAGAAAGCGCACATCCCTGCCCCGCCTGTCCAACGGTGTTGTCCACCTCCAGGGAGTTGACGAATCACTTACGCGATCACAACTCGCCCGGCAGCACAGATTGCAGCGGCGAAGATGATTACTGTTGCGGCATTTGCAACAAAGTGCTCAACTCTACCACTTCTCTAGACag GCACGTAAGAACGGCGCACAGGGCAACGTCGCCGCACAGTTGCACGGATTCCGAAGGTAGCAGCGATTCCGACAAATCGTCCAAGAGGCGCCATCTCGAGGAGTACAACAACAACGAGATCACGAAGAGGAATAGCTCGCCAGAGTTTATCGAGGGTGGCCAGGACGAGAGGAATGCAACGTTGCCGGCCGGCAAGAGGAAATGCTCGGATTATTCGAGCGACGGGGAGGGAGCGCAGAAGAGGCACAAGATCCTGTTGAACAACTCGAGAACGGAGATAAAATCGACGCAGGACGAGAATCAGAACGCGTACAATTGCCCCGTGTGCGGGAGGCAGGACTTCGCCACTAGCGCCCTCTTGGAGGCGCATCTGGAAAGATGTCATCCCGAGTTCCCCGCCAAATGCGACGCGTGCAACTTGTCGTTCAAAAACCACCGCGTGTTGAACCTGCACCGTTTCATGATCCATTTCGCGGAACACTCGATAGGGAACACGGCGAGGAATCTGAGAAACTCGGTGGTCGGTTTCAACGATCTCACGTTCGTCGACTTCTCGTCGGACAAATTCCCGGCAATAGCCAGAGCCGTGTGCGAGCAATCGTTGCATCGGCCAGCGTCCGGTGAGGCGACCAAGTTCCAATGCTCGAAATGCTTGCGAGCATTCCCTTGCAGATCGGCGTTGGACGCTCACGAGACTGATTGCGGAACGGCGAATCCCCAAATGAGAACGGCGGACGACAGCCAGTCGAGGAGGGACGACTTCTTCGCCGGTCTGGACCTCCAGAACAAGGCCGCACTGGCCGAAGCGAAAGAGGGGAAAGACTTGGCCGATATACAGAGCATAATATCGGTCACGTCCGGCCCGATACTGCAAAATTTCCCCCGATCGGACGCAAGCACGCCCGAGAGCAACATCAAGTTCAATCCAAGCGTGAGCTCGTCCGGCTCGTCGGGCACCTACTCGTCCGAGTACCACGAGGAGGAAACACAGGACGCGTTCGCCGCGGAGTTTAGAAAGATGAAGTTGAAAGGAGAGTTTCCCTGCAGACTTTGCTCCGCCATATTCCCTAACTTGAGAGCTTTGAAGGGTCACAACAGGGCGCACATGGGGGTGGGGCCCGGCATGCCTTACCCGTGCAACATGTGCCCCTACACGAGCACCGATAAAGCGACGCTGATACGTCACCTCAGATCCCACAACGGCGACCGGCCGTACGAGTGCTCGTTGTGCAATTACGCTTTCACGACCAAGGCGAACTGCGAACGCCACGTGAGAAATCGGCACGGGAAATTGACCAGGGAGGATATCAAGAGCGTTCTGATCTATCACCCTAACGAGGATTCGACTAACGAGAACGTGGAGAGAAGTTCGCCGAGGGTATTGAAGGAGGAGGTAAGGAAAAGTTTGATGTATTCTACGGAACGGAACGAGGAGTTTCATCATCAGGCGCAGATACATTATCCTCCGGTGCCGATAGATGTTCGGGCAGAAATCAGAATCATAGAGGAAGCGAAGCTTCACAATTCGGCCATGTCCAACGCGAATCATTTCGAGAAAAGTGAAATGTTTGCCAGGCCTGATCAAGGCGTGGAGGCGGCGTTGACGCAACGGAGTATCGACGAAGGGAAATCGGGCCAGGATGTTAAACAGGATTATTCGAAACTCGACGATGAATTGGATTCGAGGTCATCTGACGATCTCGCGTCTCTAGTCAATGATGTCAAATCTGATTCACGCCAAAGAGTGCAAGCTAGTCCGATGAATTTGAAGAAGGGTTTGAACGTGGCCGAGAATTCGGGCGAGGACGGTCCGTTGGATCTGTCGATGGACGTGTTGGATCTCAGCAAGAAgtcgaaggagaaggagaataaCGATTTTACGACGCGTGACAAGTTCAACAACAAAACCGAGAAAGATTTGTACGCCACCAGCCAGTTGCTGTTAACCGAGGCGTTGCTGAAAGCGGGCCAAGGTAGCACGCCGTCAGCCTCCCTGGAAGCTTTGTACGCCAACGCCATTTACAGAAACTTTAGCACGTTTCCAACGGGTACTGGAATTTTGCCACCCTACATGTTCAATCCTCACGTTTTCAATCAAGATTATTGCATGAAGGAGAGATTGCAGAAAGAGTTGGTGAGGGGTCTTCAATTAACGAGTGGAGGCAGTTTGGTAGAACCATCTATGCCCAGTGGGACAGGATTCAATAACTTTTCCCAAAACAGGGATATGAATTCTCAATCGATGACCGAGCAAAGCGAATATGCCAAATTAATATCGTCCAAGATGGTCAACAAAAGTTTGGCGCATCGGGACAAACAGGATAATTTAGCTTCTTCGAACTCTGTGAAAATGGTGATTAAAAATGGAGTGTTGATGCCTAAGCAGAAGCAAAGGCGATACAGAACTGAAAGGCCGTTCACTTGCGAGCATTGCTCGGCGAGATTTACTTTAAGAAGCAACATGGAAAGACACATCAAGCAACAACATCCCCAACACTGGAGCCAGAGACCCAGAGGAGGGCACTCGACCAGAGGAAGGCCTCCTAGCCATCCTACTTTGTTGCAAAATCTTGGACAGACTTCTCAGGTTACCCaatcgtttaatattttgcCAAAAATGAATGAGCAATCGATGAGTTCGGAATTCGCAAAGCATTCTATTTCAGATCAAGTGAAATATGCGATTTTGGCGCAGCAATTGAAAACGAGCAAAGCGGAAGAAAACGATTCTGAGGAGGAGCTAATCATAGACGAGGATCCTCAAGAGAAAGAGGATGATAAGTCTCAAGATCAAAAGGAGAAAAGTTTATTGAGGGATCAATTGGAAATTACAGATTCTATCTCGATGAAGGAAGAGGATAAAAAATCTATGCACGActcgaaagaaacgaacgagATTGAGAATAACGAAAAGAtcgttaatgaaaaaaaaaaagaatctaagaTGGAGAAATCtgagataaaaaaatcgacGGAGAAAGGTCCTAATAcggtattaaaaattgaaataaaaagtgaaaaaatagaagatgGGGTGACTGACTTGGCCAGCGTGTCAGAATTATTGGATAACGCCTCTCAACAGTACCAACAATTTCAGCCACAATACTTGAGCGATGAGGAAGGTTTAGCAGCGTCTAATAGCGATTGCAATAATTCCGGTAGCGATGAAAAATCTGATtctataaattcttcaaactcgataaataatctatcgaagaaaaaaaagaaaaagaagaagaagaagaagaaaaaatcggCTTATTCCATGGCCCCCAATCGAGTAATATGTCCATATTGTGAAAGACCATTTCCTTGGACCTCCTCTCTCAGAAGGCATATATTAACCCACACGGGTCAAAAACCGTACCAATGTGTTCACTGTTCCTTGCTTTTCACCACCAAATCAAATTGTGATCGCCATCTATTGAGAAAGCATAAAGCTAATCCCAATAAAATACGTCGGAtcagaaattcttcttctcccgATTCCCAAACAATgatcaacaataataattcgttcTCGATGAGAAATGTACCAGAAAGACCGTACAAGTGCAATCAATGCCCCAGTTCAACTTTTTCTACTTTAGGAAATTTAAAGAAGCATCGTTCCACTAAACATGCGAGAAAAATGAAACCGAGATCGGACACTCCATCCAGTGAACCTCAAAATAGTCCTCAAGAGTGTCGAAAACAAAATAACGAGCAAACCGATTACGATAGTCAATCTTCGAGTATATCCGAAGGCACAGAGACCTCGTCAATACCGAGAATTCCTAAATCCACGTCGAATATTTCACCATCGGCTAATGATATTCCCAGATCGAGAAAAGCGTCGCCAAGATCATCACCTGGACCGGGTGATGTACCGTTTAAATGTCATTTATGTGATTGCGGTTTTGCAGAACGACAGGATTGCCTAGAACAcatcaaaattaatcataagcGTTCCTATGAAATGTTAATGGCCAAAGGAGCATTAGATATGGAAATAGGTGATGCGATGGAAGATCACCAACAATTACCATTACATCAAACTAGCGATGgtgaagagaagaaaggacgTTTTCCAGATTATAGTAATAGGAAG GTAGTTTGTGCCTTTTGCATAAGACGATTCTGGTCCGCAGAAGATCTTCGTCGTCACATGAGAACTCATACTGGAGAACGGCCTTTTTCTTGCGATATTTGCTGTAGAAGATTTACTTTGAAACATAGCATGCTGCGACATAGAAAGAAGCATGAATCCATAGATTCGACAATGTATATTGGTACCAGTGGCGATGAAGAGAATTCTCCAACGCAGCCACCAACAATTACACCACGAAGCCAACAACAACAGCCAATTTTATTGGCAACCAATAACGGAAATTCCCTAATTCAGGATAGAATCTCTTTACCTACTGTCGCTTCAGTCGCTACTGGTGATGCTGCACCAAGTGGACTGATGAGATTTAATCCTTACGAGAAATTAACTACTCTCACGGGAAAGTTGGCTAGTATTCCGCAAAATGTGAATCCAGAAGCAAACGAGAATAtggataatgatttaatttcgaatcttttaggaataagagataaaaatttcatggaCCGAGTACTGCAAGGAACTGCTGATGATGCCGCTAAATTATTAGGA caaaaacTGCTGCGTACAAATCGACGTGTGCTCGCCAAAAGaagagtttaa
- the LOC100577174 gene encoding ras-responsive element-binding protein 1 isoform X2 — translation MVTVKSGDPSDQGQENEAQADAASSPSSIDLPESAHPCPACPTVLSTSRELTNHLRDHNSPGSTDCSGEDDYCCGICNKVLNSTTSLDRHVRTAHRATSPHSCTDSEGSSDSDKSSKRRHLEEYNNNEITKRNSSPEFIEGGQDERNATLPAGKRKCSDYSSDGEGAQKRHKILLNNSRTEIKSTQDENQNAYNCPVCGRQDFATSALLEAHLERCHPEFPAKCDACNLSFKNHRVLNLHRFMIHFAEHSIGNTARNLRNSVVGFNDLTFVDFSSDKFPAIARAVCEQSLHRPASGEATKFQCSKCLRAFPCRSALDAHETDCGTANPQMRTADDSQSRRDDFFAGLDLQNKAALAEAKEGKDLADIQSIISVTSGPILQNFPRSDASTPESNIKFNPSVSSSGSSGTYSSEYHEEETQDAFAAEFRKMKLKGEFPCRLCSAIFPNLRALKGHNRAHMGVGPGMPYPCNMCPYTSTDKATLIRHLRSHNGDRPYECSLCNYAFTTKANCERHVRNRHGKLTREDIKSVLIYHPNEDSTNENVERSSPRVLKEEVRKSLMYSTERNEEFHHQAQIHYPPVPIDVRAEIRIIEEAKLHNSAMSNANHFEKSEMFARPDQGVEAALTQRSIDEGKSGQDVKQDYSKLDDELDSRSSDDLASLVNDVKSDSRQRVQASPMNLKKGLNVAENSGEDGPLDLSMDVLDLSKKSKEKENNDFTTRDKFNNKTEKDLYATSQLLLTEALLKAGQGSTPSASLEALYANAIYRNFSTFPTGTGILPPYMFNPHVFNQDYCMKERLQKELVRGLQLTSGGSLVEPSMPSGTGFNNFSQNRDMNSQSMTEQSEYAKLISSKMVNKSLAHRDKQDNLASSNSVKMVIKNGVLMPKQKQRRYRTERPFTCEHCSARFTLRSNMERHIKQQHPQHWSQRPRGGHSTRGRPPSHPTLLQNLGQTSQVTQSFNILPKMNEQSMSSEFAKHSISDQVKYAILAQQLKTSKAEENDSEEELIIDEDPQEKEDDKSQDQKEKSLLRDQLEITDSISMKEEDKKSMHDSKETNEIENNEKIVNEKKKESKMEKSEIKKSTEKGPNTVLKIEIKSEKIEDGVTDLASVSELLDNASQQYQQFQPQYLSDEEGLAASNSDCNNSGSDEKSDSINSSNSINNLSKKKKKKKKKKKKKSAYSMAPNRVICPYCERPFPWTSSLRRHILTHTGQKPYQCVHCSLLFTTKSNCDRHLLRKHKANPNKIRRIRNSSSPDSQTMINNNNSFSMRNVPERPYKCNQCPSSTFSTLGNLKKHRSTKHARKMKPRSDTPSSEPQNSPQECRKQNNEQTDYDSQSSSISEGTETSSIPRIPKSTSNISPSANDIPRSRKASPRSSPGPGDVPFKCHLCDCGFAERQDCLEHIKINHKRSYEMLMAKGALDMEIGDAMEDHQQLPLHQTSDGEEKKGRFPDYSNRKVVCAFCIRRFWSAEDLRRHMRTHTGERPFSCDICCRRFTLKHSMLRHRKKHESIDSTMYIGTSGDEENSPTQPPTITPRSQQQQPILLATNNGNSLIQDRISLPTVASVATGDAAPSGLMRFNPYEKLTTLTGKLASIPQNVNPEANENMDNDLISNLLGIRDKNFMDRVLQGTADDAAKLLGQKLLRTNRRVLAKRRV, via the exons tgACCGTTAAAAGTGGTGATCCTTCAGATCAAGGACAGGAAAACGAAGCACAAGCTGATGCTGCATCCTCACCATCCAGT ATTGATTTGCCAGAAAGCGCACATCCCTGCCCCGCCTGTCCAACGGTGTTGTCCACCTCCAGGGAGTTGACGAATCACTTACGCGATCACAACTCGCCCGGCAGCACAGATTGCAGCGGCGAAGATGATTACTGTTGCGGCATTTGCAACAAAGTGCTCAACTCTACCACTTCTCTAGACag GCACGTAAGAACGGCGCACAGGGCAACGTCGCCGCACAGTTGCACGGATTCCGAAGGTAGCAGCGATTCCGACAAATCGTCCAAGAGGCGCCATCTCGAGGAGTACAACAACAACGAGATCACGAAGAGGAATAGCTCGCCAGAGTTTATCGAGGGTGGCCAGGACGAGAGGAATGCAACGTTGCCGGCCGGCAAGAGGAAATGCTCGGATTATTCGAGCGACGGGGAGGGAGCGCAGAAGAGGCACAAGATCCTGTTGAACAACTCGAGAACGGAGATAAAATCGACGCAGGACGAGAATCAGAACGCGTACAATTGCCCCGTGTGCGGGAGGCAGGACTTCGCCACTAGCGCCCTCTTGGAGGCGCATCTGGAAAGATGTCATCCCGAGTTCCCCGCCAAATGCGACGCGTGCAACTTGTCGTTCAAAAACCACCGCGTGTTGAACCTGCACCGTTTCATGATCCATTTCGCGGAACACTCGATAGGGAACACGGCGAGGAATCTGAGAAACTCGGTGGTCGGTTTCAACGATCTCACGTTCGTCGACTTCTCGTCGGACAAATTCCCGGCAATAGCCAGAGCCGTGTGCGAGCAATCGTTGCATCGGCCAGCGTCCGGTGAGGCGACCAAGTTCCAATGCTCGAAATGCTTGCGAGCATTCCCTTGCAGATCGGCGTTGGACGCTCACGAGACTGATTGCGGAACGGCGAATCCCCAAATGAGAACGGCGGACGACAGCCAGTCGAGGAGGGACGACTTCTTCGCCGGTCTGGACCTCCAGAACAAGGCCGCACTGGCCGAAGCGAAAGAGGGGAAAGACTTGGCCGATATACAGAGCATAATATCGGTCACGTCCGGCCCGATACTGCAAAATTTCCCCCGATCGGACGCAAGCACGCCCGAGAGCAACATCAAGTTCAATCCAAGCGTGAGCTCGTCCGGCTCGTCGGGCACCTACTCGTCCGAGTACCACGAGGAGGAAACACAGGACGCGTTCGCCGCGGAGTTTAGAAAGATGAAGTTGAAAGGAGAGTTTCCCTGCAGACTTTGCTCCGCCATATTCCCTAACTTGAGAGCTTTGAAGGGTCACAACAGGGCGCACATGGGGGTGGGGCCCGGCATGCCTTACCCGTGCAACATGTGCCCCTACACGAGCACCGATAAAGCGACGCTGATACGTCACCTCAGATCCCACAACGGCGACCGGCCGTACGAGTGCTCGTTGTGCAATTACGCTTTCACGACCAAGGCGAACTGCGAACGCCACGTGAGAAATCGGCACGGGAAATTGACCAGGGAGGATATCAAGAGCGTTCTGATCTATCACCCTAACGAGGATTCGACTAACGAGAACGTGGAGAGAAGTTCGCCGAGGGTATTGAAGGAGGAGGTAAGGAAAAGTTTGATGTATTCTACGGAACGGAACGAGGAGTTTCATCATCAGGCGCAGATACATTATCCTCCGGTGCCGATAGATGTTCGGGCAGAAATCAGAATCATAGAGGAAGCGAAGCTTCACAATTCGGCCATGTCCAACGCGAATCATTTCGAGAAAAGTGAAATGTTTGCCAGGCCTGATCAAGGCGTGGAGGCGGCGTTGACGCAACGGAGTATCGACGAAGGGAAATCGGGCCAGGATGTTAAACAGGATTATTCGAAACTCGACGATGAATTGGATTCGAGGTCATCTGACGATCTCGCGTCTCTAGTCAATGATGTCAAATCTGATTCACGCCAAAGAGTGCAAGCTAGTCCGATGAATTTGAAGAAGGGTTTGAACGTGGCCGAGAATTCGGGCGAGGACGGTCCGTTGGATCTGTCGATGGACGTGTTGGATCTCAGCAAGAAgtcgaaggagaaggagaataaCGATTTTACGACGCGTGACAAGTTCAACAACAAAACCGAGAAAGATTTGTACGCCACCAGCCAGTTGCTGTTAACCGAGGCGTTGCTGAAAGCGGGCCAAGGTAGCACGCCGTCAGCCTCCCTGGAAGCTTTGTACGCCAACGCCATTTACAGAAACTTTAGCACGTTTCCAACGGGTACTGGAATTTTGCCACCCTACATGTTCAATCCTCACGTTTTCAATCAAGATTATTGCATGAAGGAGAGATTGCAGAAAGAGTTGGTGAGGGGTCTTCAATTAACGAGTGGAGGCAGTTTGGTAGAACCATCTATGCCCAGTGGGACAGGATTCAATAACTTTTCCCAAAACAGGGATATGAATTCTCAATCGATGACCGAGCAAAGCGAATATGCCAAATTAATATCGTCCAAGATGGTCAACAAAAGTTTGGCGCATCGGGACAAACAGGATAATTTAGCTTCTTCGAACTCTGTGAAAATGGTGATTAAAAATGGAGTGTTGATGCCTAAGCAGAAGCAAAGGCGATACAGAACTGAAAGGCCGTTCACTTGCGAGCATTGCTCGGCGAGATTTACTTTAAGAAGCAACATGGAAAGACACATCAAGCAACAACATCCCCAACACTGGAGCCAGAGACCCAGAGGAGGGCACTCGACCAGAGGAAGGCCTCCTAGCCATCCTACTTTGTTGCAAAATCTTGGACAGACTTCTCAGGTTACCCaatcgtttaatattttgcCAAAAATGAATGAGCAATCGATGAGTTCGGAATTCGCAAAGCATTCTATTTCAGATCAAGTGAAATATGCGATTTTGGCGCAGCAATTGAAAACGAGCAAAGCGGAAGAAAACGATTCTGAGGAGGAGCTAATCATAGACGAGGATCCTCAAGAGAAAGAGGATGATAAGTCTCAAGATCAAAAGGAGAAAAGTTTATTGAGGGATCAATTGGAAATTACAGATTCTATCTCGATGAAGGAAGAGGATAAAAAATCTATGCACGActcgaaagaaacgaacgagATTGAGAATAACGAAAAGAtcgttaatgaaaaaaaaaaagaatctaagaTGGAGAAATCtgagataaaaaaatcgacGGAGAAAGGTCCTAATAcggtattaaaaattgaaataaaaagtgaaaaaatagaagatgGGGTGACTGACTTGGCCAGCGTGTCAGAATTATTGGATAACGCCTCTCAACAGTACCAACAATTTCAGCCACAATACTTGAGCGATGAGGAAGGTTTAGCAGCGTCTAATAGCGATTGCAATAATTCCGGTAGCGATGAAAAATCTGATtctataaattcttcaaactcgataaataatctatcgaagaaaaaaaagaaaaagaagaagaagaagaagaaaaaatcggCTTATTCCATGGCCCCCAATCGAGTAATATGTCCATATTGTGAAAGACCATTTCCTTGGACCTCCTCTCTCAGAAGGCATATATTAACCCACACGGGTCAAAAACCGTACCAATGTGTTCACTGTTCCTTGCTTTTCACCACCAAATCAAATTGTGATCGCCATCTATTGAGAAAGCATAAAGCTAATCCCAATAAAATACGTCGGAtcagaaattcttcttctcccgATTCCCAAACAATgatcaacaataataattcgttcTCGATGAGAAATGTACCAGAAAGACCGTACAAGTGCAATCAATGCCCCAGTTCAACTTTTTCTACTTTAGGAAATTTAAAGAAGCATCGTTCCACTAAACATGCGAGAAAAATGAAACCGAGATCGGACACTCCATCCAGTGAACCTCAAAATAGTCCTCAAGAGTGTCGAAAACAAAATAACGAGCAAACCGATTACGATAGTCAATCTTCGAGTATATCCGAAGGCACAGAGACCTCGTCAATACCGAGAATTCCTAAATCCACGTCGAATATTTCACCATCGGCTAATGATATTCCCAGATCGAGAAAAGCGTCGCCAAGATCATCACCTGGACCGGGTGATGTACCGTTTAAATGTCATTTATGTGATTGCGGTTTTGCAGAACGACAGGATTGCCTAGAACAcatcaaaattaatcataagcGTTCCTATGAAATGTTAATGGCCAAAGGAGCATTAGATATGGAAATAGGTGATGCGATGGAAGATCACCAACAATTACCATTACATCAAACTAGCGATGgtgaagagaagaaaggacgTTTTCCAGATTATAGTAATAGGAAG GTAGTTTGTGCCTTTTGCATAAGACGATTCTGGTCCGCAGAAGATCTTCGTCGTCACATGAGAACTCATACTGGAGAACGGCCTTTTTCTTGCGATATTTGCTGTAGAAGATTTACTTTGAAACATAGCATGCTGCGACATAGAAAGAAGCATGAATCCATAGATTCGACAATGTATATTGGTACCAGTGGCGATGAAGAGAATTCTCCAACGCAGCCACCAACAATTACACCACGAAGCCAACAACAACAGCCAATTTTATTGGCAACCAATAACGGAAATTCCCTAATTCAGGATAGAATCTCTTTACCTACTGTCGCTTCAGTCGCTACTGGTGATGCTGCACCAAGTGGACTGATGAGATTTAATCCTTACGAGAAATTAACTACTCTCACGGGAAAGTTGGCTAGTATTCCGCAAAATGTGAATCCAGAAGCAAACGAGAATAtggataatgatttaatttcgaatcttttaggaataagagataaaaatttcatggaCCGAGTACTGCAAGGAACTGCTGATGATGCCGCTAAATTATTAGGA caaaaacTGCTGCGTACAAATCGACGTGTGCTCGCCAAAAGaagagtttaa